The stretch of DNA GAGAAAAACCATCATAACAGAACACATTGGAACAGACGACAAGATGATCGATTTTGTTTTAGAGCGAGCACGTGAGGTAGAGAATGCAAACTAGGAAAGGCCAGTCTATAGAAGACGAAAGCATGGAGATAATAGAACGTGAGATCGGCCCTCATCCCTACAAAGGACACGAGTGGAAAATAGTGCGCAGGGTGATTCATTCTACTGCTGACTTTGACTTTGCAGGCAAAAATGGATTGGTGTTTCATAAAGATGCGGTATCGTCGGGTCTTGACGCCCTAAGGTCAGGCAAGAACATCATAGTTGATGTAAATGGAATAATCGGCCTTCTCAACAAGCAAAACCTGACTGACTTTAAGACAAATGTAATTTGTGACATTTCAAATCCAGACGTTGTAAAAGAAGCAACAAGACTGGACAAGACTCGTGCCCAGACAGCCATGCGAATTAGGGCAAAAGAGATGAACGGTGCAGTGGTGGTGATCGGTAATGCCCCTACTGCCCTCCTAGAAGTAATTCAGATGATAAAAGAAGGAATAACAAGTCCGGGCCTAATAATTGGCGTACCAGTCGGATTTGTCTGTGCAGCAGAATCCAAGGATGATCTGCAAAAGATAGACATTCCGTTTATTACAAACAAGGGTAGAAAAGGTGGAACTCCTTGTGCTTCTGCAATTGTCAATGCCCTCTTCAAGATAATTCGAGAAGGTTAGGTTCTAGAAAATTTCACGCAATTATTTACAAAGTTTTGAGCATGTGCTGCCCTATCAAAATAAAGGTGCATGTATGACGCCAGAGTATTATCTTGAATCAGTCCGTCTTTTTTGTTTTTGATTCCAACTCCAATTGAAAGATCATATGCAAATTTGGCATCCTTTGGTATTGAGCTTATCTCGGAATAATGGAATTCATGGCCAAACAGCCTTGTCGCACTTTTTGCAATTACACAATTTGAGATTACATTTGCCCTAGTATAGTTTAGTGTCATTTTCTTTTCCATGCTTGTTGTGGCGTCAAATAGGCCTACCATTGGATATTTTTTAGAATCATATTCAATTGATTTTGTAAGATACATCAGTCCTCCACATTCGCCGTATATCGGCATGTTTTGCTCTGCCAGTTTTTTTATTGATTTTTTCATTGATTGGTTTTTTGCAAGTGGCTGCCCTAGCACCTCTGGAAATCCTCCGCCAATGTAAATTCCAGAACATTCCGGTGGAGAATCATCAGAAATTGGGCTGAAAAACTCTATTTTTGCTCCATTTCTGCGCAGCGAATCAAAATTATCATAATAATAGAAATTAAACGACTTGTCAAGGGCAACGGCGACTGTCACCTTGGGCTTTTGCGGTTTTTGCCTAGATGGGTTTGATATTGCGCCGGCACGATTTGCAATGGAAATTATCTTTTCAATGTCCAGATTAGCACAGATTGTCTTTGCTATTTTTGTGATTTTCTGCTTGAGATGTGCTTGCTCTACTGCAGGAATTAATCCAAGATGACGTGACTCTAATGATAGTTCGGAATTTTTTGGAATGCAGCCAAGAATTGGGATTTTTAGTGGTCCAAGTGCTGCCTTGCACATGTCTTCGTGTTTTTTGCTTCCAAGCTTGTTAAGGATTAGTCCCGCAATTCTAGAGTTTTTATGAAATTTGACATAGCCTAACACAGTTGCCGCAATAGAGCGAGCCGTCCTGCTTGTATCCAATACCAGAATAACTGGAGATTCCAGAATTGTTGCAATGTGATGAGTGCTGGACTGGTTTGTTGTCCCGGAAAAGCCGTCATAATACCCCATCACCCCCTCTATAACAGAAACATCTGATTGGGAATTTTTTGCAAAACTCTCAAGTGTTGCATCCTCTCCCATTATCCAAGAGTCCAAATTTCTTGCAGAATTGCCTGATATTGCGGAAAGATATGTCGGATCGATGTAATCTGGGCCAACCTTGAACGGTTGGACTGAATATCCCTTTTGTTTGATTCCATAGATAATTGAACATGTAATCGAGGTCTTGCCAACACCACTTGTGGCACCCGCAATTACTATTCTGGGAATATTCATTTTCTTTCCCTTAAAGTTGGAACTATACCAATCTTTTTCTAGCCTAAAATGGTTTTTCGATTATGGATGAAGGTCTTGTTATTGTATATACAGGCAAGGGTAAGGGAAAAACCACTGCCGCACTAGGCATGGCACTAAGAGCAATAGGCCACGACTATACAATCTGCATGATCCAGTTCATCAAAGGATCTTGGCATTATGGCGAGATGAGCTCATCAAAAAGACTAGAACCAGAGTTTGAACTAACGGCGGTAGGAAAGGGCTTTGTCGGTATTTTGGATGACAAGACACCAAAAGAGGTACACCAAAAAATAGCAAAAGAAGCAATAGAGATTGCCAGGCAAAAAATTCTCTCAGAAAAATACAACATCATAATTCTGGATGAGATCAACTATGCAGTAAACTTGGAACTAGTCGATGTGGATAATGTGTTGGATTTGATAAGAATTAAGCCACAAAAAGTAACCTTGGTGCTGACTGGAAATCATGTAAAACAGCAGATAGTTGATGCAGCAGACTTGGTGACCGAGATGAGAGAAATCAAGCATCCGTTTCAGAAAGGAATTCGCGCAAAAAAAGGCATTGACTTTTAGACAACATTAAATTATGTAGCCCAAGCCAGAGCTGCATTGGTCACTCAAACTCAGGAGCTTCCAGAAACAGGCGAGATTGTTCTTGCAACAATCACCAAGCTGACTGATCACGGTGCATACGTAACCCTAGACGAATACGACAATATGCAGGGCTTTTTGCACGTATCTGAGATTGCTCCAGGATGGGTTCGTTCTGTTAGCAAGTTTGTGCGTGAGGGCGAAAAAAAGGTTCTCTTGGTAAAAAAGGTAAATCCAGGCCGATCCGAAATTGATCTTTCACTAAAACAGGTATCAAAGGAACAACAAAAGAAAAAGCTCCTTGAGGTAAAAAGAATTGAAAAAGGGAAAACACTGCTGGATGCGGTAAAGACATCGGCAGAGCTAACAGACAAGGACATTGAAAAGCTAGAGGATGCGATTTTCTCAAAATATGATTTTGTTTATGACGCGTTTTTGGATGTAGCAACAAAGGGAATTACTGCATTAGATGAGCTCAAGCTGGCAAAAAAGACCGCATCTGCAATACAAGAGACAAGCTCCAAGATAAAGCCGCCATCTGTTGAGATACGCGGAATTTGCGAGCTGACATGCAGCCAGCCAAACGGTGTTGAAGTAATCAAGAACGCAATCTTGGATTCTATTGGTGACCAGACAGCAAGTATTTCTGTTACCTACATTGGCGCGCCAAAATACAGACTAAGTGTCACAGGTCCCGACTTTAAGACAGTAGAAAGAATGCTCAAGCCGGTTCTTGACAAAATTCAGAAGATCATAGAAAAGAGCAACGGCACGTTTAGCTTTACCAGGGAAGAGTCAAAAAAGACCAGGGAGGGTTAACTTGAAGTTTCAGCTTCGCAAGTGCCCAGAGTGCAAAAAATACACACTAAAGGAAGAATGTCCCGCTTGTCAGGCAAAAACCGTGACGGCTCATCCTGCCAAATTCTCGCCAGACGACAAGTACGCTCGCTACAGAATAATGAACAAATTCAAGGACTAGGAAATTCTAATACTCTTAATTCGTGCCGCCTCAAAGTCAACCGGCCTATCATTTAGATCAGTTTGTAGTGATGCTATTTTGTCAACTACTTCTTGGCCTTGGATAACTTTACCAAATATCGTGTACTTGCCATCTAGGAATGGCGCATCGCCAGTCATGATAAAGAACTGCGAGCCTGCGCTGTTGATGTCGGTTCCACGCGCCATCGACACTACATATTTTGTGTGCTTGAGATTACTGATTTCTGCATCGATGGTATAGCCAGGTCCGCCTGTTCCCCATGTTCCCGGTGGCTGGTCCTTTGTGTTTGGATCTCCTCCCTGTATTACAAATGTGGATATGATTCTGTGAAATAGGGTTCCGTCATAGAACTCCGAGTCGGCCAATTTTACAAAGTTTGCAACCGTGTTTGGCGCAATTTCTGGATTTAGCTCAACTACAATATCACCAAAGTTTGTAGATATTGTCGCAATTGGATTAGTTGATTCTGTAGTTTCAGTTGGGGCTACTGGCGTCGTGGCCGGTACGGCTGGAGCTTCTGACGACACATAGTTCTTGTTTATTTCATAAATCAGAACACCATTGATTGCCCCAGTTTCCTTTATGAAAAAGCCAGGAGACATGTATGCTAGCTTTAATGGGCCATTTCCTTCTTTTGGATACTTCATGTCATCAATATACACTGGTGTGAATCCTGAAACATAAGCGTCGGCTTGTCTTTGGCTTGCAAGATCAACATAGCCATATACGGTAAATGGAATCATTCTACCAAGTAGAGTGTTATTCCAAAACTCTGGGGTAGAGCTTACACCATCATCGTACAGGAATTGTTGTACATCGAAACCGCCAATTCTCATAAACCATTGTTTTTTGCTCTCATCTCCACCACCATTTACAAAGAACAGTGGAGGATCTTCCGTGTTGATTCTCTGTGCTGCTACATAAATCAGGACATAGTCTGCGTCCATTTCTTGCAGTATCTTCCATCCTTGGTCAGGCGTGCTCAAAAACGCCTGAGCCATCTGCTCTATTCTCCAGTCAATCAAAGTAGCATTGTCTGCAATGGATCTTCTCTCGCCTAGTGTCGTAATCCAATAACCATAATCCCACCACGACGCCACAACTGCATCATCTGGAGTGTTTTCCCTAAGCCAGGCCATGGCATCAAGCCAGTCACTTGTTGCAATGTTGTAGTTGCTTCCGCCGTTCAGTATTGTTGGCGGTGCCTTTCCACCGTTTATCCAATTTGCGCTTGCCGGCACCATCATTGGTGTGATCAGAAATATTGTAATTACAACCAAAAATGAAATCTTGATTGTTTTTGGATGAGATTTGACTAGTTTTTTGCTTTCCTGCCTTGTGGGTTTGAAGATTTCTTTTGTCAATAACGCAAGGCCTACAGAACCCAATATCACAAGTGCAAGAGATGAGAACAATTCCAGTCTGATAAATGCGGAGCTAATGTATACGCCAAGCAGGCCAAAGATCAGTGCAAATACTTGGACGTCTCTTCTCTGGTTTGCGTCATTTGTGAGATTCTTAAAGACAAGCCAGACTCCGATTCCAGCAAACACCATAAAAACAGAATTGAACAAAAATGACTGAAATACCGTGGTTGTGGCGTGCTCTGCTACAGAGTCAGTTAACGGATCAAGTGTGGTCAAAAACGGATTTACTGCATTAAGGTATCTAAAGCTAGGCAGGCCAAACACGTTTGCAGAGAGTATTCCAATTCCGGCAAGTATTATTGCAATTAAAAACAACGCAGTATAGCGTCGCGCCTTTTGCTCACCAGTAATTTTTTGGATAAATGACGATGCTATCAGGAATAATGTCGGGCCGATTATCATAAGGCCGCTTGCCTTGCCAAAGAACCCAAGGCCTGGTCTTTCAAGAGGTGCAAGTGAGATCGCCAGGCCCAATATGAATAGAGGTATTGCCCATCTCAGAAAATTGGTATCCTTTCTGGTAAATGGCAATGATAAAATGAAAAGTCCTATTGGAAGGACAAAAAAGTCGGTTCCGCCCCACGCTGAAAATGCAAAGCCAAGAAGTATTCCTCCGCCAACTAGTTTTGCTGCGGCTATTTTGTGCGAGGATGATTTTATTCCGCTCAAAAATAGGTATACCGCAAGCAATCCATAGAACAGTCCCAATGGTTCAGACTTGAACCAGCCAAGCGAGCCCCTTGAGATTATTGGCAACGATACAGAATACATAAGTGACGCAAACAAGCCAGCGGTGGTTCCGCCAATTACCCGAACAAGTGCAAATACGACAATCGCAGTAAGCGAGCCAACAATCAGAGGAAACACAATTGTAAATCCATACAAATCCCCGCCAAACGCGCCATAAAGCACTGCAGTGGTTATATGCAACATGACCTGGGATGTTCCTGCAACATCTCGTCCAAACGGATACCAGCTCATGTCGTCGTGCCATTCAAAATATGCAGGGATTCCGTTTTCTACTATAAACTGGGTTGCCCGGTAGTTGAAATACGGATCAAACTCGTTTAGCTGAAACCCATAGTCTGCTGGCTGGCCTCGAATCATTGCAGATATGGAAAACGATAATGACAAAACTCCAATTATGAGTAAATGGTGTAGGTAAAACTCAAAGCTGCCTACAGAAAACAGTCTTTTGTTAGAAAGCAATTGTGTTTTTTGCCCAAAGTGTGTTTATTACTCTTTTGTGGGTATTTGAACTTGGCATGTACTAACAAGTTTTTTGAACGACTCTGCATCATCTTTGTTTCCAATAATGCTTCCATAATGCATCGGTATTGCAAGCTTGGGCTTTACTCCAAGAACAGAGCTTGCCGCCTCCTTTGCAGTCATGACGTATGTTCCACTCACTGGCACAAAGAACACATCTGGTGCCAGTCCATTCATTTCAGGGATATAGTCAGTGTCTCCCGCATGATAAAACGTCGAATTGTTAATTGTTATTATGAATCCGACCTTTTTGTCCTGCTTTGGGTGAAACGGCTGGTTTGTTTGTGGGTTTATCTTGTCAAGATTGTACGCAGGAACAGCTCTTATCTTGATGCCTGAAACAGTCTTTTCCTCGCCTGGTTCTATTCCAATTATCTGATTGTTTTTTGCCTTGATTTGACCTAGGCATTCCTTTGCTGCAATGATTGTGGTTTTCTCGGTGGATATTTTTTTCAGATCGTCATTGCTTAGGTGATCAAAATGATTGTGTGATACTAGAACAATGTCAGCGTTGATTTTTTTTTCTAGCTGGTATGGATCAATGTAGATAGTCAGGCTGCTATATGATAATGTAAAGGTGTCATGGCCGTACCACTTGATTTGCACTCCATTGTACTCCATGGGTATTATTCTGGAATAATCAAGTTAAACCTTTGCTGGCTTCAAGCACTATTCTGTTGTTTGCTATGGATATGACAGAGCCGCCGTGGTTTTTTATTTTGTGTTTTAGGGCCTTGTCTATTGTTGCGATTACTCCACCTGTATCTTTGACATAAGACAAAATAGAGTCATCTGCAAAACTTCCGCCAATTTTGATTGTCTGGAAATTCCTGATGTATTGTATGGTAGCGGTTGCCTCCTTGGTCTTTTCTTCTTTTTTTGCTAGATTTTTTAGCTCTGCAAGAACAATATCTGGCACCAAAAACTGGATTTCCCCAATGTCTGTATCAAGTGTGGCTAGATTTTTGATTCGGTGATTAGCTAGATGGATTAGAAAGCTCGTATCGCATATTACCTTAACCAACTATTCCTGCACCAATTAGTCTCCATCTGTCCTCTATTTTGCGGCTCAGTGCAACATTGCTTTTCTCAAAAAGGCATACTGGTCGCTTGAACTGGACCTCGATTTTTTCTGATTTGACTTTGGCTACTTTTGCCAAGACCGGGGCTGTGCCAATGTTTAATCGCAAGGATTCTCCTACCTGTATTGGCAGTACTTTGATGTCATTCATTGTTCCAACTGCAGAATCAAAGAGGCTTACCTCCAGTCGTGCATCGGATGCATTCTCTGGTAGTGTTTCTGGCTTGCCAATAACGCTTCCGACAAACGAGTCGCTTCGCGTCATTGATGGATCAAGTTTTGTGCCAATTGCCACTAGGCCTCCAGGCTTTACATTATCTACAATTCCTGCAGCCGTGCCCAAAGAGATGATTTGGGTTCGGATTGGCTCGTAAGAGTTCTTTTTGGGATTAAGGATTCCTGGCTTTATCTCGATTTCATCACCTATTGAGAATGTTCCCTGTGTGAGGCTTCCTCCAATTACACCTCCTTTGATGTCTTTTATTTTGGTTCCAGGCTTGTTTACATCAAATGATCTTAACACGTGCATTACCGGCTCTTTGGATTCTGCCCTAGCCGGAGTAGGAATTGTTTCCTCTATTGCGCCAATTAAAGCATCAATGTTTAGTCTTGATTGGGCAGAAATTGGAATTATTGGGGACTTTGCTGCCTTGGTTCCCTTGACAAACTTTACAATGTCGGCATAATTTGCAGTCGCATCCTGATATGATATTAGATCAACTTTGTTTTGAATAATGACAATTTGCTGGATTCCAAGAATTTGCAATGCTAGGAGGTGCTCTTTTGTCTGGGGCTGAGGGACCTTTTGGTTTGCCGCAACTAGCAATAGTGCGCCATCCATTAGTGCAGCGCCAGAGAGCATGTTTGCCATGAGGCTTTCGTGTCCAGGACTGTCCACAAAACTGACTACTCGGGACAGCTCGCTTTCCTTTCCGCAATTTGGACAGGTCGGCGTTGTGGAATAGCCTAGCGGCACCTCGCACTTTTTGCACTTGTAAAATGCTGCATCGGAATAGCCAACGCGAATAGTGATTCCTCGTTTTAGTTCTTGACTGTGAACGCTAGTCCACTGACCTGTAAGTGCCTGGATTAGCGTTGTTTTGCCGTGATCTACATGTCCTGCAGTGCCAATGTTGACACATGGTTGGTAACCATATTTTTTTACATACCAATCAGGTAAAGTTTCACGCCAATGCAATGAAAAACTTCGAAAACTGTACTATGTTAAGTTATGCCTTGTTTTCTGCCGGAGGTGCTTCTTCTATTTTGAGCTCGCCATCATAGGAGCAGTTCAGCTGATAGATCTCTTCGGAAATTGTGTTTCCTCGCATTAGTCGTCTTTTGCGTTGGCCGTCGCTGACTCGCTTGAGGCCGACTCCCTTTGAGATGAGGACTTGCTTTCTTGCAGAGCCATAAATGTCTGCGCGCATTGGAATTCCGGACTTGTCGCTGCCTCCTGTGATTTTGAGTTTTCCTGCAAGGCCTGCAATTGCCGCGTCAACCTCTCCGCCAAGATGCAGTCCAATGAAGGCATTTGCCTCTTTGTCCTTGATTTCTTTGGAGACTGACTTTCCCTTCTTGTCCGATATTGTTAGCTTAAAGTTAGCCAAGTATTGCTCAGTTTTTTTGGCCTGCTAATAAACCATGTGAAAAAATAAAAGCAAATGATCCACAATAAACACCATGAAAGAAGAAATCGCATGCCCCAGATGCAACAACAAAATGGACGACATGCAAGCATGCCACATGGTTTGTAGTAATTGTGGTGCTCACCTTGACTGCTCAGACAAGGGCTCTTTCTGGTAGATTATAGTCCTGGCCTTTTTGGCAGATAATCAATCGACATGTTGACTGCCTTGTCCTTCATTATTTCCAAATAAGTGTCATAGTCTGCTTCAAAATTGCAGTGCGGGCATTTTACCTGCGTTACATCATCGTCTAGCTTTGCAACCCTGTCGCATTCTGGGCACTTTGCATCCATGGTAGTGTAATATTCTCAAAACTATATTAACGCTAATTAGAAAAACTCGATCTGCGCGGTGTTAGTCCAGCCTGGCAGGACGTCAGCTTCCCAAGCTGAAGGTCGCGGGTTCAATTCCCGCACTCCGCACTAGAGTTCCTTTATTGCTTGTAGTATGTCTGCTTTGTCTTTGGCGTTTGGGGAATATTTTAGATAGTTTTCAAAGTCCTGTTTTGCTTGCTTGTTTTTGTTTTGCGACATGTACACAATTCCGCGGTTTTTGTAAATTGGGCCAAACCTGCTTTCGTTTATTTCTATTGCGGAAGAATAGTTTGATTCTGCCTTGTCGTACTGTTTTGTTTTGAGGTAATAGTTGCCTAGGCCCCTATACGCCAGATAGCATTTTTTGTTAGAGTCTATGCTTTTTTGGTAATATGAGACGCACTCTGCCAAGTTTTTCTCATTGTATATTCC from Candidatus Nitrosotenuis aquarius encodes:
- a CDS encoding precorrin-8X methylmutase; translated protein: MQTRKGQSIEDESMEIIEREIGPHPYKGHEWKIVRRVIHSTADFDFAGKNGLVFHKDAVSSGLDALRSGKNIIVDVNGIIGLLNKQNLTDFKTNVICDISNPDVVKEATRLDKTRAQTAMRIRAKEMNGAVVVIGNAPTALLEVIQMIKEGITSPGLIIGVPVGFVCAAESKDDLQKIDIPFITNKGRKGGTPCASAIVNALFKIIREG
- a CDS encoding cobyrinate a,c-diamide synthase; translated protein: MNIPRIVIAGATSGVGKTSITCSIIYGIKQKGYSVQPFKVGPDYIDPTYLSAISGNSARNLDSWIMGEDATLESFAKNSQSDVSVIEGVMGYYDGFSGTTNQSSTHHIATILESPVILVLDTSRTARSIAATVLGYVKFHKNSRIAGLILNKLGSKKHEDMCKAALGPLKIPILGCIPKNSELSLESRHLGLIPAVEQAHLKQKITKIAKTICANLDIEKIISIANRAGAISNPSRQKPQKPKVTVAVALDKSFNFYYYDNFDSLRRNGAKIEFFSPISDDSPPECSGIYIGGGFPEVLGQPLAKNQSMKKSIKKLAEQNMPIYGECGGLMYLTKSIEYDSKKYPMVGLFDATTSMEKKMTLNYTRANVISNCVIAKSATRLFGHEFHYSEISSIPKDAKFAYDLSIGVGIKNKKDGLIQDNTLASYMHLYFDRAAHAQNFVNNCVKFSRT
- the cobO gene encoding cob(I)yrinic acid a,c-diamide adenosyltransferase, coding for MDEGLVIVYTGKGKGKTTAALGMALRAIGHDYTICMIQFIKGSWHYGEMSSSKRLEPEFELTAVGKGFVGILDDKTPKEVHQKIAKEAIEIARQKILSEKYNIIILDEINYAVNLELVDVDNVLDLIRIKPQKVTLVLTGNHVKQQIVDAADLVTEMREIKHPFQKGIRAKKGIDF
- a CDS encoding translation initiation factor IF-2 subunit alpha codes for the protein MVTQTQELPETGEIVLATITKLTDHGAYVTLDEYDNMQGFLHVSEIAPGWVRSVSKFVREGEKKVLLVKKVNPGRSEIDLSLKQVSKEQQKKKLLEVKRIEKGKTLLDAVKTSAELTDKDIEKLEDAIFSKYDFVYDAFLDVATKGITALDELKLAKKTASAIQETSSKIKPPSVEIRGICELTCSQPNGVEVIKNAILDSIGDQTASISVTYIGAPKYRLSVTGPDFKTVERMLKPVLDKIQKIIEKSNGTFSFTREESKKTREG
- a CDS encoding RNA-protein complex protein Nop10; this translates as MKFQLRKCPECKKYTLKEECPACQAKTVTAHPAKFSPDDKYARYRIMNKFKD
- a CDS encoding peptidylprolyl isomerase; the protein is MLSNKRLFSVGSFEFYLHHLLIIGVLSLSFSISAMIRGQPADYGFQLNEFDPYFNYRATQFIVENGIPAYFEWHDDMSWYPFGRDVAGTSQVMLHITTAVLYGAFGGDLYGFTIVFPLIVGSLTAIVVFALVRVIGGTTAGLFASLMYSVSLPIISRGSLGWFKSEPLGLFYGLLAVYLFLSGIKSSSHKIAAAKLVGGGILLGFAFSAWGGTDFFVLPIGLFILSLPFTRKDTNFLRWAIPLFILGLAISLAPLERPGLGFFGKASGLMIIGPTLFLIASSFIQKITGEQKARRYTALFLIAIILAGIGILSANVFGLPSFRYLNAVNPFLTTLDPLTDSVAEHATTTVFQSFLFNSVFMVFAGIGVWLVFKNLTNDANQRRDVQVFALIFGLLGVYISSAFIRLELFSSLALVILGSVGLALLTKEIFKPTRQESKKLVKSHPKTIKISFLVVITIFLITPMMVPASANWINGGKAPPTILNGGSNYNIATSDWLDAMAWLRENTPDDAVVASWWDYGYWITTLGERRSIADNATLIDWRIEQMAQAFLSTPDQGWKILQEMDADYVLIYVAAQRINTEDPPLFFVNGGGDESKKQWFMRIGGFDVQQFLYDDGVSSTPEFWNNTLLGRMIPFTVYGYVDLASQRQADAYVSGFTPVYIDDMKYPKEGNGPLKLAYMSPGFFIKETGAINGVLIYEINKNYVSSEAPAVPATTPVAPTETTESTNPIATISTNFGDIVVELNPEIAPNTVANFVKLADSEFYDGTLFHRIISTFVIQGGDPNTKDQPPGTWGTGGPGYTIDAEISNLKHTKYVVSMARGTDINSAGSQFFIMTGDAPFLDGKYTIFGKVIQGQEVVDKIASLQTDLNDRPVDFEAARIKSIRIS
- a CDS encoding MBL fold metallo-hydrolase; this translates as MEYNGVQIKWYGHDTFTLSYSSLTIYIDPYQLEKKINADIVLVSHNHFDHLSNDDLKKISTEKTTIIAAKECLGQIKAKNNQIIGIEPGEEKTVSGIKIRAVPAYNLDKINPQTNQPFHPKQDKKVGFIITINNSTFYHAGDTDYIPEMNGLAPDVFFVPVSGTYVMTAKEAASSVLGVKPKLAIPMHYGSIIGNKDDAESFKKLVSTCQVQIPTKE
- a CDS encoding PIN domain-containing protein produces the protein MVKVICDTSFLIHLANHRIKNLATLDTDIGEIQFLVPDIVLAELKNLAKKEEKTKEATATIQYIRNFQTIKIGGSFADDSILSYVKDTGGVIATIDKALKHKIKNHGGSVISIANNRIVLEASKGLT
- a CDS encoding translation initiation factor IF-2 subunit gamma; the protein is MHWRETLPDWYVKKYGYQPCVNIGTAGHVDHGKTTLIQALTGQWTSVHSQELKRGITIRVGYSDAAFYKCKKCEVPLGYSTTPTCPNCGKESELSRVVSFVDSPGHESLMANMLSGAALMDGALLLVAANQKVPQPQTKEHLLALQILGIQQIVIIQNKVDLISYQDATANYADIVKFVKGTKAAKSPIIPISAQSRLNIDALIGAIEETIPTPARAESKEPVMHVLRSFDVNKPGTKIKDIKGGVIGGSLTQGTFSIGDEIEIKPGILNPKKNSYEPIRTQIISLGTAAGIVDNVKPGGLVAIGTKLDPSMTRSDSFVGSVIGKPETLPENASDARLEVSLFDSAVGTMNDIKVLPIQVGESLRLNIGTAPVLAKVAKVKSEKIEVQFKRPVCLFEKSNVALSRKIEDRWRLIGAGIVG
- a CDS encoding S6e family ribosomal protein, producing the protein MANFKLTISDKKGKSVSKEIKDKEANAFIGLHLGGEVDAAIAGLAGKLKITGGSDKSGIPMRADIYGSARKQVLISKGVGLKRVSDGQRKRRLMRGNTISEEIYQLNCSYDGELKIEEAPPAENKA
- a CDS encoding zinc-domain-containing protein; the encoded protein is MDAKCPECDRVAKLDDDVTQVKCPHCNFEADYDTYLEIMKDKAVNMSIDYLPKRPGL